A stretch of Pangasianodon hypophthalmus isolate fPanHyp1 chromosome 9, fPanHyp1.pri, whole genome shotgun sequence DNA encodes these proteins:
- the LOC113530008 gene encoding hyaluronidase-5-like, whose protein sequence is MASLTLFTRRYMQHLPSLILLNLAGLYFSAAPPPTAAPLFTKPFVVIWNAPIYRCNQLQVPLDLNVFQAVTTPQRVPNQVLTLMYNNRLGIFPYTDLYNFTQYNGGIPQKGNLNASLQNAKKEFNQYIPSSIPGLAVLDWEEWFPLFDRNADLREIYKALSINYTLQQNPSLTSKQATVKAKEQFEKAARSFMEETLKLGISHRPNFLWGFYLFPDCYNYDFLNPNYTGKCPKSANVLNDKLQWLWQASTAFFPSAYMPVSVSKTQKAALFVRHKVLEAMRVAHLSQRPYTAPIYLYLQLLLRDQNDLYKHEVDLIRSIGESAALGAAGCVLWGSSYYFKDKESCESLSGYLSNTLNKYVVNVTTAAELCSDLLCQGNGRCVRKSYDSDDYLHLNISSFNIQKIDGMYKVFGKPSLTDLTAWADKFTCQCYEDKKCTARFESFSSYSNV, encoded by the exons ATGGCGAGCCTCACTCTGTTTACAAGAAGATATATGCAACATCTACCTTCCCTCATCCTTTTGAACCTGGCTGGGTTATACTTTTCAGCAGCTCCTCCTCCAACAGCAGCTCCACTTTTCACTAAGCCATTTGTGGTCATATGGAATGCCCCCATCTACAGATGCAATCAACTGCAGGTTCCCCTGGACTTGAATGTGTTTCAGGCCGTCACCACACCTCAGCGTGTTCCTAACCAAGTCCTAACTCTCATGTATAATAACAGATTGGGGATTTTTCCTTACACTGACCTCTACAATTTCACACAGTACAATGGTGGCATTCCACAGAAGGGAAACCTAAATGCCAGTCTGCAAAATGCCAAAAAAGAGTTCAACCAGTACATTCCATCATCCATACCTGGCCTGGCTGTCCTGGACTGGGAGGAGTGGTTTCCTTTGTTTGACAGAAATGCAGACTTAAGAGAGATCTATAAGGCGCTATCCATAAACTACACCCTTCAACAGAATCCATCCCTCACAAGCAAACAAGCTACAGTGAAAGCCAAAGAGCAATTTGAGAAAGCTGCCAGAAGTTTCATGGAGGAAACATTGAAGTTAGGAATCTCACACAGACCAAATTTTCTCTGGGGCTTTTATTTGTTTCCTGACTGCTACAACTACGATTTTTTGAACCCAAACTACACAGGAAAATGTCCAAAGAGtgcaaatgtattaaatgaCAAACTACAATGGCTGTGGCAGGCAAGTACAGCGTTCTTTCCATCAGCATACATGCCTGTTTCTGTAAGTAAAACCCAGAAAGCAGCTCTGTTTGTCCGACATAAGGTGCTAGAAGCAATGAGAGTGGCACACTTGTCACAACGCCCCTACACTGCTCCCATTTATTTGTATCTGCAACTCCTTTTGCGGGATCAAAATGACCTGTACAAGCACGAG GTTGACCTGATTCGGAGTATTGGTGAGAGTGCAGCCCTGGGAGCCGCTGGATGTGTGCTGTGGGGCTCTAGCTATTATTTTAAAGACAAG GAATCATGTGAATCCCTTTCTGGATACTTGTCTAACACACTAAATAAGTATGTTGTCAATGTTACAACTGCGGCTGAACTGTGCAGTGACCTGCTGTGTCAGGGTAATGGGCGCTGTGTCCGTAAAAGCTATGACTCAGACGACTATCTACACCTCAACATAAGCAGCTTTAATATACAGAAGATTGATGGGATGTATAAAGTCTTTGGGAAACCTTCCCTCACTGACCTCACCGCCTGGGCTGACAAGTTCACCTGTCAGTGCTATGAGGACAAGAAATGCACAGCTCGATTTGAATCTTTCTCCAGCTacagtaatgtttaa